A genomic stretch from Bradyrhizobium quebecense includes:
- the clpA gene encoding ATP-dependent Clp protease ATP-binding subunit ClpA, which yields MPTFSQSLEQSLHRALAIANERHHQYATLEHLLLSLIDDSDAAAVMRACSVDLDKLRTSLVNYLETEFENLVTDGADDAKPTAGFQRVIQRAVIHVQSSGREEVTGANVLIAIFAERESHAAYFLQEQDMTRYDAVNYISHGIAKRPGVSEARPVRGVDEETETKGNEDAKKKGEALDTYCVNLNKKARDGKIDPVIGRNAEINRAIQVLCRRQKNNPLFVGEAGVGKTAIAEGLAKRIVDSDVPEVLAAATVFSLDMGTLLAGTRYRGDFEERLKQVLKELEAHPNAILFIDEIHTVIGAGATSGGAMDASNLLKPALASGTIRCMGSTTYKEYRQHFEKDRALVRRFQKIDVNEPTVEDAIAILKGLKPYFEDYHRLKYTNEAIEAAVQLSSRYIHDRKLPDKAIDVIDESGAAQMLVAESKRKKTIGIKEIETTIATMARIPPKSVSKDDAEVLKHLEQTLKRTVFGQDKAIEALAASIKLSRAGLREPEKPIGSYLFSGPTGVGKTEVAKQLAASLGVELIRFDMSEYMERHTVSRLIGAPPGYVGFDQGGLLTDGVDQHPHCVVLLDEIEKAHPDLYNVLLQIMDHGRLTDHNGKQVNFRNVILIMTTNAGAADLARQAFGFTRSKREGDDHEAINRQFAPEFRNRLDAIVSFAHLNADVIGMVVEKFVLQLEAQLADRDVTIELSEPAKAWLIEHGYDEQMGARPMARIIQEHIKKPLADEVLFGQLKGGGHVRVVLVKDEATAKDKIGFEYVEGPVTPKPENLPPRKRKPPKGGPGGGGGGTKGPASKGPMVKA from the coding sequence ATGCCTACTTTTTCCCAAAGCCTAGAACAATCCTTGCATCGTGCATTGGCGATCGCGAACGAGCGTCACCATCAATACGCGACGCTCGAACACCTTCTGCTGTCGCTGATCGATGACTCGGATGCGGCGGCGGTGATGCGGGCCTGCAGCGTCGATCTCGACAAGCTGAGGACCAGCCTCGTCAATTATCTCGAGACCGAATTCGAAAACCTGGTGACTGACGGCGCCGACGACGCGAAGCCGACCGCCGGGTTCCAGCGCGTGATCCAGCGCGCGGTGATTCACGTTCAGTCGTCCGGTCGCGAGGAAGTGACCGGCGCCAACGTCCTGATCGCGATCTTCGCCGAGCGCGAGAGCCATGCCGCGTATTTCCTGCAGGAGCAGGACATGACGCGCTACGACGCCGTCAACTACATCAGCCACGGCATCGCCAAGCGGCCCGGCGTGTCCGAGGCGCGGCCGGTGCGCGGCGTCGACGAGGAAACCGAGACCAAGGGCAACGAGGACGCCAAGAAGAAGGGCGAGGCGCTCGATACCTATTGCGTCAACCTCAACAAGAAGGCGCGCGACGGCAAGATCGATCCGGTGATCGGCCGCAATGCCGAGATCAACCGTGCGATCCAGGTCTTGTGCCGCCGCCAGAAGAACAACCCGCTGTTCGTCGGCGAAGCCGGCGTCGGCAAGACCGCAATCGCCGAAGGCCTCGCCAAGCGCATCGTCGATAGCGATGTGCCGGAGGTGCTGGCGGCCGCGACCGTGTTCTCGCTCGACATGGGCACGCTGCTCGCGGGCACCCGTTACCGCGGCGATTTCGAGGAGCGGCTCAAGCAGGTCCTGAAGGAGCTGGAGGCGCATCCGAACGCAATCCTGTTCATCGACGAGATCCACACCGTGATCGGCGCCGGCGCCACTTCCGGCGGCGCGATGGATGCGTCCAATCTGCTGAAGCCTGCGCTGGCTTCGGGCACGATCCGCTGCATGGGCTCGACCACCTACAAGGAATATCGTCAGCACTTCGAGAAGGACCGCGCGCTGGTGCGGCGCTTCCAGAAGATCGACGTCAACGAGCCGACGGTGGAAGACGCGATCGCGATCCTCAAGGGCCTGAAGCCCTATTTCGAGGATTACCATCGGCTGAAATACACCAATGAGGCGATCGAGGCGGCTGTGCAGCTGTCGTCGCGCTACATCCACGACCGCAAGCTGCCCGACAAGGCGATCGACGTGATCGACGAGTCCGGCGCGGCGCAGATGCTGGTCGCCGAGAGCAAGCGCAAGAAGACGATCGGCATCAAGGAGATCGAGACCACGATCGCGACCATGGCGCGGATTCCGCCCAAGAGCGTGTCGAAGGACGATGCCGAGGTGCTGAAGCATCTCGAGCAGACCCTGAAGCGCACGGTGTTCGGCCAGGACAAGGCGATCGAGGCGCTGGCTGCGTCGATCAAGCTGTCGCGGGCCGGCTTGCGCGAGCCGGAAAAGCCGATCGGCTCGTATCTGTTCTCGGGACCCACCGGCGTCGGCAAGACCGAGGTCGCAAAGCAGCTGGCGGCCTCGCTCGGCGTCGAGCTGATCCGCTTTGACATGTCCGAATACATGGAGCGGCACACCGTGTCGCGCCTGATCGGCGCGCCTCCCGGCTATGTTGGCTTCGACCAGGGTGGCCTGCTCACCGATGGCGTGGACCAGCATCCGCATTGCGTGGTGCTGCTCGACGAAATCGAGAAGGCGCATCCGGATCTGTACAATGTGCTGTTGCAGATCATGGATCATGGCCGGCTCACCGACCACAATGGCAAGCAGGTCAACTTCCGCAACGTGATCTTGATCATGACCACGAACGCGGGCGCGGCCGACCTCGCGCGGCAGGCCTTCGGCTTCACCCGCTCGAAGCGGGAAGGTGACGACCACGAGGCGATCAACCGCCAGTTCGCGCCCGAGTTCCGCAACCGGCTGGATGCGATCGTCTCCTTCGCGCACCTCAATGCCGACGTGATCGGCATGGTGGTCGAGAAGTTCGTGCTGCAGCTCGAGGCGCAACTCGCCGACCGCGACGTCACGATCGAGCTGTCCGAGCCCGCCAAGGCCTGGCTGATCGAGCACGGCTATGACGAGCAGATGGGCGCGCGTCCGATGGCGCGGATCATCCAGGAGCACATCAAGAAGCCGCTCGCGGATGAGGTGCTGTTCGGCCAGCTCAAGGGCGGCGGACACGTCCGCGTCGTCCTGGTCAAGGACGAGGCGACCGCCAAGGACAAGATCGGGTTCGAATATGTCGAGGGCCCGGTCACCCCGAAGCCCGAGAACCTGCCGCCGCGCAAGCGCAAGCCGCCGAAGGGCGGTCCGGGTGGCGGCGGTGGCGGCACCAAGGGGCCGGCCTCAAAGGGGCCGATGGTCAAGGCCTGA
- the clpS gene encoding ATP-dependent Clp protease adapter ClpS: protein MSNDDNRNGAGSGPSTSVITKVKPKTKRPNLYRVLILNDDYTPMEFVVHVLERFFNKDAEAATKIMLHVHHHGIGECGVFTYEIAETKVTQVMDFARKHQHPLQCVMEKK from the coding sequence ATGAGCAATGACGACAACCGCAATGGAGCGGGCAGCGGCCCGTCGACCTCGGTCATCACCAAGGTCAAGCCGAAGACCAAGCGCCCGAACCTGTATCGCGTCCTGATCCTGAACGACGACTACACGCCGATGGAGTTCGTGGTTCACGTGCTGGAACGATTTTTCAACAAGGACGCCGAGGCGGCGACCAAGATCATGCTGCACGTTCACCATCACGGGATCGGTGAGTGCGGCGTGTTTACCTATGAGATCGCCGAGACCAAGGTGACGCAAGTCATGGACTTCGCGCGCAAGCATCAGCATCCACTGCAATGTGTGATGGAAAAGAAATAG
- a CDS encoding TadE/TadG family type IV pilus assembly protein, which produces MLGSAISNRVRAALRRFSGSTDGNVAVIFTFSMLPILAFVGAAVDYTRANNARTAMQSALDSTALMLSKDLTMGTITAAQIPSKAQTYFNSLFTNKDGQGIAISATYTTPTSSAAATILLSGSGYINTYFMKFADLSGGNFQKMNFGTSTTTTWGNVKMRVALALDNTGSMSQNGKITALRNAVAGTGGLIDQLSALSKNNGDVYISVIPFAKVVNLGSSNYTQNWIDWTDWLNPPTTQPANSNGGFQATLPINWHAVGPGAKCPFTNTIGNTNGAANGSFVCKTGPTASDGSTTSTIPSTTITINGASVKNPICPTAETFTAPYTFVKYNGCWSSEPTGLTETFCSGSSNCSCPKNSSGSNVAGCTCSGTGSNKSCTGLTYVHNWTQPGPNDLTDNPLQPRVSAIVGFKDNTSTTNKDHIWTPNAVGVANDWRQPSTNPISTWTGCITDRTQPNDATGVLPASSDVTTLFPAYEYFENSTSYCNSSVSTPLEPIIPLSYNWSALKTAVNAMQPTGGTDQSVGLAWAWQSLLVGGPLNAPAEDSNTTYNRVIILLSDGLNTEDRWPAYGDGSSQASGNPIDARQALQCQNLQNARDANGAPLYTIYTIQVNTSTPADPTSTVLKNCASSPDKFYMLTSSTQILTTFNTIGTALSKLRLAK; this is translated from the coding sequence ATGCTTGGTTCAGCCATTTCCAATCGCGTCCGCGCGGCTCTCCGCCGGTTTTCCGGATCAACCGACGGCAATGTCGCGGTGATCTTCACCTTCTCAATGCTGCCGATCCTCGCCTTCGTGGGAGCAGCGGTCGACTATACACGCGCCAACAATGCTCGCACCGCGATGCAGTCGGCCCTCGATTCCACCGCGCTGATGCTGTCCAAGGATCTGACCATGGGCACCATCACGGCCGCGCAGATCCCGAGCAAGGCACAGACCTATTTCAACAGCCTCTTCACCAACAAGGACGGCCAGGGCATTGCCATCTCGGCCACCTATACGACCCCGACCTCGAGCGCAGCCGCGACCATTCTCCTGAGCGGGTCCGGCTACATCAACACCTATTTCATGAAGTTTGCCGATCTGTCCGGCGGCAATTTCCAGAAAATGAATTTCGGTACCTCGACCACCACCACCTGGGGCAACGTCAAGATGCGCGTCGCCCTCGCCCTCGATAACACGGGATCGATGAGCCAGAACGGCAAGATTACCGCGCTGCGAAATGCGGTGGCCGGAACCGGCGGCCTGATCGACCAGCTCAGCGCGCTCAGCAAGAACAACGGCGACGTCTACATTTCCGTCATCCCGTTCGCCAAGGTCGTCAACCTCGGCTCCAGCAACTATACCCAGAACTGGATCGACTGGACCGACTGGCTCAATCCTCCGACCACACAGCCCGCCAACAGCAACGGTGGTTTCCAGGCGACACTTCCCATCAACTGGCATGCCGTGGGACCTGGCGCGAAGTGCCCGTTCACCAACACCATCGGCAACACCAATGGTGCCGCAAACGGTAGCTTCGTTTGTAAGACGGGTCCCACAGCAAGCGACGGTTCGACCACCTCAACGATTCCGTCGACGACGATCACGATCAACGGTGCAAGCGTCAAAAATCCCATTTGCCCGACTGCCGAGACGTTCACCGCTCCCTACACCTTCGTGAAGTACAATGGCTGCTGGAGCAGCGAACCGACCGGCCTGACGGAGACATTCTGCAGCGGAAGCTCGAATTGCAGTTGCCCAAAGAACTCCTCGGGCTCAAACGTCGCGGGTTGCACTTGCAGCGGCACCGGCAGCAACAAGTCCTGCACCGGATTGACTTATGTTCACAACTGGACACAGCCCGGTCCCAACGACCTGACGGACAATCCCCTTCAACCGAGGGTGTCCGCCATCGTCGGATTCAAGGACAATACCAGCACCACCAACAAGGACCACATCTGGACTCCCAACGCCGTCGGGGTCGCAAATGACTGGCGCCAACCCTCCACCAACCCGATCAGCACGTGGACAGGCTGCATCACCGACCGCACCCAACCCAACGATGCGACCGGCGTGCTGCCGGCGTCGTCCGATGTCACGACGTTGTTTCCCGCCTACGAGTATTTCGAGAACAGCACATCCTACTGCAACAGCAGCGTCTCGACGCCGCTCGAGCCGATCATCCCCCTGAGCTACAATTGGAGCGCGCTCAAGACGGCGGTCAACGCCATGCAACCGACCGGCGGCACCGACCAGTCGGTCGGCCTCGCCTGGGCGTGGCAGTCCCTTCTCGTGGGCGGTCCGCTTAACGCACCGGCGGAGGACTCCAACACCACCTACAACCGGGTCATCATCCTGCTGTCCGACGGCCTGAACACCGAGGACCGCTGGCCCGCTTATGGCGACGGCAGCTCGCAGGCCTCGGGCAATCCGATCGACGCAAGGCAGGCCCTGCAGTGCCAGAATCTGCAGAACGCGAGGGATGCCAACGGTGCGCCGCTGTACACGATCTACACCATCCAGGTGAACACCAGCACGCCCGCCGATCCGACCTCGACCGTCCTGAAGAACTGCGCCAGCAGCCCCGACAAGTTCTACATGCTGACCAGCTCGACCCAGATCCTGACGACGTTCAACACGATCGGAACTGCTCTCAGCAAGCTGCGGCTGGCGAAATAA
- a CDS encoding phasin family protein, whose product MVKIEDIQNYGKEHFESVTASANNLQSGVQAIATAYGDYAKKSFEDTKSFVEKLSGVKSLDKALEAQTEYLRSSYETFVAESQKIAGLYSDCAKQTFKPYEGLVSKFAPAQ is encoded by the coding sequence ATGGTCAAGATCGAAGACATTCAGAACTACGGCAAAGAGCATTTCGAGTCCGTCACTGCGTCTGCGAACAACCTGCAGAGCGGCGTCCAGGCGATCGCCACCGCCTATGGCGACTACGCCAAGAAGTCGTTTGAGGACACCAAGTCGTTCGTCGAGAAGCTGTCGGGCGTGAAGTCGCTGGACAAGGCGCTCGAGGCGCAGACCGAGTACCTGCGCTCGTCCTACGAGACCTTCGTCGCGGAATCGCAGAAGATCGCCGGCCTGTACAGCGACTGCGCCAAGCAGACCTTCAAGCCCTACGAGGGCCTGGTCTCCAAGTTCGCGCCCGCTCAGTAA
- a CDS encoding D-alanyl-D-alanine carboxypeptidase produces MLRTTLASSRALRVGVLGLVTVTTAILITSDSAEARRHRRHTARHHHSEAARESYSPQFASIIIDGNTGSVLTSNSPDGLRHPASLTKIMTLYLLFERLDSGKMKLDTEMPVSEHASEQDPTKLGLRPGQTIRVEDAIKGLVTRSANDAAVVIAEAIGGSEDDFARMMTRKARALGMSRTTYRNASGLPNDEQITTARDQSTLGRAIQDRFPRYYRYFSTTAFNFRGHTITGHNRLLGSVEGVDGIKTGYTRASGFNLVTSIHRGNRFLVGVVLGGRSGGSRDAIMRNLLAENIGKGATTRTAAAITERNPADANVEVADADNARSADTAPVAASEPAAAAVAVQAPRPASKPSLMAAVAAALPPPPAKPEPQAKPEPAPLTSGVIQTQPIAAIPGSAEPMKPVKVKTVQVKAGPIKLAAAGPAQSAPPITSTIPSRGEVPETSNAMMARAAETSRPEMPPQPANFGTGNGILGVLPASSVHAPAAAPAPQTVASIEPTRSLQAAPQTSVVKPGTAHSGWIIQVGALESEGEANKRIDLARSSARGLLSKADPFTEVVAKDNRKLYRARFAGLERDQAEAACKTLKRAEISCITVRN; encoded by the coding sequence ATGCTTCGAACAACCTTGGCCTCCTCGCGGGCGCTGCGAGTTGGCGTTCTTGGGCTCGTTACCGTCACGACGGCGATCCTGATCACCAGTGATAGCGCGGAGGCGCGCCGTCACCGGCGTCACACCGCCCGTCACCACCACAGCGAGGCCGCGCGCGAAAGCTACAGCCCGCAATTCGCGTCGATCATCATCGACGGCAACACCGGCTCGGTGCTGACGTCAAACAGTCCCGACGGCCTGCGGCACCCCGCCTCGCTCACCAAGATCATGACGCTCTATCTGCTGTTCGAGCGCCTCGATTCCGGAAAGATGAAGCTCGACACCGAGATGCCGGTTTCCGAGCATGCCTCCGAGCAGGACCCGACCAAGCTCGGCCTGCGGCCCGGCCAGACCATCAGGGTCGAAGACGCCATCAAGGGTCTCGTCACCCGCTCCGCCAATGACGCCGCGGTCGTGATCGCCGAGGCAATCGGCGGCAGCGAAGACGACTTCGCCCGGATGATGACCCGCAAGGCCCGCGCGCTCGGCATGAGCCGGACCACCTATCGCAACGCCTCGGGTCTGCCCAACGACGAGCAGATCACCACCGCGCGCGATCAGTCGACGCTCGGTCGCGCCATCCAGGATCGTTTCCCGCGCTACTATCGCTACTTCTCGACCACGGCGTTCAATTTCCGCGGCCACACGATCACCGGTCACAATCGCCTGCTCGGCAGCGTCGAAGGCGTCGACGGCATCAAGACCGGTTACACCCGCGCCTCCGGCTTCAACCTCGTGACCTCGATCCACCGCGGCAATCGCTTCCTAGTCGGCGTGGTGCTCGGCGGCCGCAGCGGCGGCTCCCGCGACGCCATCATGCGCAACCTGCTGGCCGAGAACATCGGCAAGGGCGCGACCACCCGCACGGCCGCCGCGATCACCGAGCGCAACCCGGCCGACGCCAATGTCGAGGTTGCCGATGCCGACAACGCACGCAGCGCGGACACCGCGCCGGTCGCGGCGTCGGAGCCCGCCGCGGCAGCCGTCGCGGTGCAGGCGCCGCGCCCGGCCAGCAAGCCCTCGCTGATGGCGGCCGTCGCCGCCGCGCTGCCGCCGCCCCCGGCAAAGCCTGAGCCGCAGGCCAAGCCCGAGCCGGCGCCGCTGACCTCAGGCGTGATCCAGACCCAGCCGATCGCCGCGATCCCCGGCTCGGCCGAACCGATGAAGCCGGTCAAGGTGAAGACCGTGCAGGTCAAGGCCGGCCCAATCAAGCTTGCCGCCGCCGGCCCGGCACAGTCCGCGCCCCCGATCACCAGCACCATCCCGTCGCGCGGCGAAGTTCCCGAAACCTCCAATGCGATGATGGCGCGGGCCGCCGAGACCTCGAGGCCCGAGATGCCGCCGCAGCCGGCCAATTTCGGCACCGGCAACGGCATCCTCGGCGTGCTGCCGGCCTCGTCCGTCCATGCACCGGCCGCCGCCCCGGCACCGCAGACCGTGGCCTCGATCGAACCGACCCGGAGCCTGCAGGCCGCGCCGCAGACCAGCGTCGTCAAGCCGGGCACCGCGCATTCCGGCTGGATCATCCAGGTTGGCGCGCTCGAGTCCGAAGGCGAGGCCAACAAGCGCATCGACCTCGCGCGCAGCTCGGCCCGCGGCCTCCTCAGCAAGGCGGACCCGTTCACCGAGGTCGTGGCCAAGGACAATCGCAAGCTCTACCGCGCCCGCTTTGCCGGCCTCGAGCGCGATCAGGCCGAAGCGGCGTGCAAGACGCTGAAGCGCGCCGAGATCTCCTGCATCACCGTTCGCAACTGA
- a CDS encoding DnaJ domain-containing protein, giving the protein MPTLIAGVVAVVILYSALQMFRAANPAVLARAIKIVGGVLALAVAAFTGVRGELAVAIPLGIFGAGLLGWSPFGSTGFPNFGGMFGGSRNQGQSSRVRSQYLDMSLDHDSGVLKGQIVAGPQAGHMLDEFDLSQLLAMVPSFDAESVALLESYLDRRFPAWRQDAQGDRTGGQGRAAATDKMTNEEAYQILGLQPGASRDDISRAHRTLMKKLHPDQGGSTYLAARVNEAKDTLLRTHL; this is encoded by the coding sequence ATGCCAACCCTGATCGCCGGCGTCGTCGCCGTTGTCATCCTTTATTCCGCGCTGCAGATGTTTCGTGCGGCCAATCCGGCCGTGCTTGCGCGTGCGATCAAGATCGTGGGCGGGGTGCTTGCGCTTGCCGTTGCGGCCTTCACCGGCGTGCGGGGCGAACTGGCGGTCGCAATCCCGCTCGGCATCTTCGGCGCCGGATTGCTCGGCTGGTCGCCGTTCGGGAGCACCGGCTTTCCCAATTTCGGCGGCATGTTCGGCGGTTCGCGCAATCAGGGACAAAGCTCGCGGGTGCGCTCGCAATATCTCGACATGAGCCTCGATCACGACAGCGGCGTGCTCAAGGGCCAGATCGTGGCGGGACCGCAGGCCGGCCACATGCTCGACGAGTTCGACCTGTCGCAGCTTCTGGCGATGGTCCCGAGCTTCGACGCCGAAAGCGTCGCGCTACTTGAAAGCTATCTGGACCGCCGCTTTCCCGCCTGGCGTCAGGACGCACAGGGCGACCGGACAGGGGGGCAGGGCCGCGCGGCGGCGACCGACAAAATGACGAACGAGGAGGCCTATCAGATCCTTGGCCTGCAGCCGGGAGCGTCGCGTGACGACATCAGCCGCGCTCACCGCACCCTGATGAAGAAACTCCATCCCGACCAGGGGGGCTCGACGTATCTCGCTGCCCGAGTGAACGAGGCCAAGGATACTCTGCTTCGCACGCATCTCTAA
- a CDS encoding DUF302 domain-containing protein: MAIDGLISLRSQVGPKQTADRLKAELQARGLTLFARIDHAAGAAGAGLALRPTELFVFGNAKGGTPLMQAAQIIGIDLPLKALVWQDEAGDCWFSYNDPAWLAERHGVAEATGQVTANMSALLGAIAKTVTSGGA; this comes from the coding sequence ATGGCGATTGACGGACTGATCAGCCTTCGCAGCCAAGTCGGGCCGAAGCAAACCGCCGACCGGCTCAAGGCCGAATTGCAGGCGCGCGGGCTGACCTTGTTCGCCCGGATCGATCATGCCGCGGGCGCCGCCGGCGCCGGTCTTGCGCTCCGGCCGACCGAACTGTTCGTGTTTGGCAACGCGAAGGGCGGCACGCCCTTGATGCAGGCTGCGCAGATCATCGGGATCGATCTGCCGCTCAAGGCCCTGGTCTGGCAGGACGAAGCCGGCGACTGTTGGTTCTCCTACAATGATCCGGCCTGGCTCGCCGAACGGCACGGCGTCGCGGAAGCGACCGGACAGGTCACGGCCAACATGTCGGCGCTGCTCGGCGCTATTGCCAAGACCGTGACGTCGGGCGGAGCCTGA
- a CDS encoding VWA domain-containing protein: protein MAGKTIKPTSGSDVRPADAPGVPASSANDIAAFVAKARAMSPHRAGARGRLVFALDATMSRQPTWDMACTLQADMFREAGSLGSLDIRLVYYRGFNECRASGWISDSAQLARLMSKIDCQGGNTQIGKVLSETRREAVAAGVRALVFVGDAMEENADALCASAGELGLLKVPVFMFQEGADATAEQTFREIARLTGGAWCRFDPGAAAQLRELLRAAAAYAAGGREALLQLAKTTSGAARLIGQMK from the coding sequence ATGGCTGGCAAGACGATCAAACCGACATCCGGAAGCGACGTGCGCCCGGCCGATGCGCCTGGCGTGCCGGCGTCGAGCGCCAATGACATCGCCGCGTTCGTGGCGAAGGCGCGCGCGATGTCGCCGCATCGCGCCGGCGCGCGCGGCAGGCTGGTGTTCGCGCTCGACGCCACGATGAGCCGGCAGCCGACATGGGACATGGCATGCACGCTGCAAGCGGACATGTTCCGCGAGGCCGGCTCGCTCGGCAGCCTGGATATCCGCCTCGTCTACTATCGCGGCTTCAACGAGTGCCGCGCGTCGGGCTGGATCTCCGACAGCGCGCAGCTCGCGCGGCTGATGAGCAAGATCGACTGCCAGGGCGGCAATACCCAGATCGGCAAGGTGCTGTCGGAGACCCGCCGCGAGGCGGTTGCGGCAGGTGTGCGCGCGCTCGTGTTCGTTGGCGACGCGATGGAGGAGAACGCCGACGCGCTGTGCGCAAGCGCCGGTGAGCTCGGCCTGCTCAAGGTGCCGGTCTTCATGTTCCAGGAGGGCGCGGACGCAACTGCCGAGCAGACGTTTCGCGAGATCGCGCGGCTGACCGGCGGCGCATGGTGCAGGTTCGATCCCGGGGCGGCGGCACAGCTCCGCGAGCTGCTGCGCGCCGCCGCAGCCTATGCTGCCGGCGGCCGCGAGGCGCTGCTGCAACTGGCGAAGACGACGAGCGGCGCGGCCAGGCTGATCGGCCAGATGAAATAG
- a CDS encoding alpha/beta hydrolase family protein, protein MKRGILVLLSLSVVITGAYFTASKWAIRHETLMFKDPTRDERPVAVDVAVRFDKEMQADAGMIKLPVAILNHGNTVKFTEYSFLANVFAARGYLTISIQNDLPSDGPMVTKAGELYVGRLPQYQRGITNIKFAIEEMKKRQPNADYSKLTMVGHSNGGDIAMYFAKQYPDEIKKVVTLDNLRVPFMTDGKFKILSFRSHDSQFKPDPGVVPDEEECEKAGITVVNTNFQHNDMRDTGPEKAKDSIQAMLDKFLADTDSDVAAVDTRNSPPKILEPGPVSLYVPVEKPQTFGEKVKKSLSLTKTETKKGPSVTN, encoded by the coding sequence ATGAAGCGTGGAATTCTCGTTCTGCTTTCGCTCTCCGTAGTGATCACGGGTGCGTATTTCACCGCGAGCAAGTGGGCGATCCGTCACGAAACTCTCATGTTCAAGGATCCGACCCGCGATGAGCGGCCGGTCGCGGTCGACGTTGCCGTGCGCTTCGACAAGGAGATGCAGGCCGACGCCGGCATGATCAAGCTCCCGGTTGCGATCCTCAATCATGGCAATACCGTCAAATTTACCGAATATTCCTTCCTCGCGAATGTGTTCGCGGCGCGCGGCTATCTGACCATCAGCATTCAGAACGACCTGCCGTCGGATGGACCGATGGTGACCAAGGCTGGCGAGCTCTATGTCGGGCGCCTGCCGCAGTATCAGCGCGGCATCACCAACATCAAATTCGCGATCGAGGAGATGAAGAAGCGTCAGCCGAACGCGGACTACAGCAAGCTGACGATGGTCGGCCATTCCAATGGCGGCGACATCGCGATGTATTTCGCCAAGCAGTATCCGGACGAGATCAAGAAGGTCGTCACGCTGGACAATCTGCGCGTGCCGTTCATGACCGACGGCAAGTTCAAGATCCTCTCGTTCCGGTCTCACGATTCGCAATTCAAGCCAGATCCCGGCGTGGTGCCGGACGAGGAAGAGTGTGAGAAGGCCGGCATCACCGTTGTGAACACCAACTTCCAGCACAACGACATGCGCGACACCGGGCCGGAGAAGGCCAAGGACTCGATCCAGGCGATGCTCGATAAATTCCTGGCCGACACCGACAGCGATGTCGCGGCGGTCGACACCAGGAATTCGCCGCCGAAGATTCTGGAGCCGGGTCCCGTCTCGCTCTACGTGCCGGTCGAGAAGCCTCAGACCTTCGGCGAGAAGGTCAAGAAGTCGCTCTCGCTGACCAAGACCGAGACCAAGAAGGGTCCGTCGGTCACGAACTGA
- a CDS encoding serine hydrolase domain-containing protein encodes MERRQFMSLLGGAALAPLATSPAYADPPDACGVPIARDDGWSVASITEDKLADRAALCKMADRIAAASDGNIHSVLAVRSGKLVFERYFSGSDEVPGRFYGSRVEDVTFNADTLHNIKSASKSVASLAVGIAIDRGLIRSINEPIFSFFPELSDLRSPEKDRIQLVHALTMSIGLAGVEATPATGEAFFYNTGALTLVSAIVRKATGHPLDEFARTALFEPLGITSFEWSRVKGDSDAGGGLRLRPRDMAKIGQLVLAGGRWNGRQIVPKTWIETSTESKLKATEHQSYGYLWWLGQSRLNGRKVDWIGALGRGGQSIRIVPELDLVVVVTAGYYQDYSPQAFQAQYGVFKDVLQGISPPV; translated from the coding sequence ATGGAACGGCGCCAGTTCATGTCCCTTCTCGGAGGAGCTGCGTTGGCACCGCTCGCCACCTCGCCGGCCTACGCGGACCCGCCGGACGCCTGTGGTGTTCCAATCGCGCGGGACGACGGCTGGTCCGTCGCCTCCATCACTGAGGACAAGCTCGCCGACCGCGCCGCGCTGTGCAAGATGGCTGATCGGATTGCCGCCGCGAGCGATGGCAACATCCATTCCGTGCTGGCCGTTCGCAGCGGCAAACTGGTGTTCGAGCGGTACTTCAGCGGTTCCGACGAGGTCCCCGGCCGCTTCTATGGCAGCCGGGTCGAAGACGTCACGTTTAATGCCGATACGCTGCACAACATCAAGTCGGCTTCAAAGAGCGTCGCGTCACTCGCCGTCGGAATCGCGATCGATCGCGGGCTGATCCGCAGCATCAACGAACCGATCTTCAGCTTCTTCCCCGAATTGTCAGACCTGCGGTCCCCCGAAAAGGACCGCATCCAGCTCGTGCACGCCCTCACCATGTCGATAGGGTTGGCGGGGGTGGAGGCGACCCCGGCGACGGGAGAGGCGTTCTTCTACAACACCGGCGCGCTGACGCTGGTGTCGGCCATCGTCCGCAAGGCGACCGGGCATCCGCTCGACGAATTTGCGCGCACCGCGTTGTTCGAGCCCCTGGGCATTACCAGCTTCGAATGGAGCCGGGTCAAAGGGGACAGCGATGCCGGTGGCGGGTTGCGCCTGCGACCGCGCGACATGGCAAAGATCGGCCAGCTTGTCCTCGCAGGCGGCCGCTGGAACGGTCGCCAGATCGTCCCAAAGACATGGATCGAGACCTCGACGGAATCGAAACTCAAGGCCACGGAGCATCAATCCTATGGATACCTCTGGTGGCTCGGCCAGTCTCGGCTCAACGGGCGCAAGGTCGACTGGATTGGCGCGCTCGGACGAGGCGGGCAGTCGATCCGGATCGTCCCTGAGCTCGATCTCGTTGTCGTGGTGACCGCGGGATATTATCAGGACTACAGCCCGCAGGCGTTTCAAGCGCAGTACGGCGTCTTCAAGGATGTCCTGCAAGGGATTTCGCCTCCGGTCTAA